A window of Primulina tabacum isolate GXHZ01 chromosome 4, ASM2559414v2, whole genome shotgun sequence contains these coding sequences:
- the LOC142541455 gene encoding pistil-specific extensin-like protein, with product MASLLGLLQLSVLLLISTVFATENSRTQSQSPPAVAPQPSPYHHLTPPPSPSPAVNQPTVKSPPHPPSTPPATPPSYPPPTPRKFVAVQGVVYCKSCNYVGVDTLMGAAPLSGAVVKLQCNNTKYHLEEQAMTDKNGFFFFMPHKVTTSGSHKCKVFLVSSPLSICNAPTNLNSGATGATLKATKPPLTTGDKKLPFKLFTVGPFAFEPLKKLPCK from the exons ATGGCTTCACTTCTCGGCCTCCTGCAGCTTTCCGTGCTACTACTCATCTCCACAGTCTTTGCTACTGAAAACTCCCGCACACAGTCACAATCCCCGCCGGCTGTCGCTCCGCAGCCGTCTCCCTACCACCACCTTACACCTCCTCCAAGCCCATCACCTGCAGTTAATCAGCCAACTGTCAAGTCTCCGCCGCATCCACCAAGCACCCCACCAGCGACACCGCCTAGCTACCCTCCTCCAACACCAAGAAAATTCGTGGCTGTTCAAGGTGTTGTGTATTGCAAGTCATGCAACTACGTTGGAGTCGATACTCTAATGGGCGCAGCCCCTCTTTCTG GAGCGGTGGTGAAGCTGCAATGCAACAACACAAAGTACCACTTAGAAGAACAAGCAATGACCGACAAAAAtggcttcttcttcttcatgcCGCACAAGGTGACGACATCTGGTTCCCACAAATGCAAGGTGTTCCTAGTCTCTTCTCCCCTCTCCATATGTAACGCCCCCACCAACCTCAACAGCGGCGCCACCGGTGCTACTTTAAAGGCCACAAAGCCACCACTCACCACCGGAGACAAAAAGCTCCCCTTCAAGCTCTTCACCGTTGGACCCTTCGCCTTCGAGCCCCTCAAGAAACTGCCATGCAAATGA